In the genome of Campylobacter avium LMG 24591, the window GGCTTGAACTTTTAAAATTCAAAAATTAAAATCCACAAAACTAATACTTAAATTTACACCCCTTTTTTAGCTCTCAAAACAGTTTAAATTCACGGTTACATAATGCTTAAAAGTTTATTTGCGATGCTTATTTAAAAATTCAAAGCCTAAAGAAAGGCAAAAATTATCAAAAAAGTATATTTTTGTTATAAAAATTTAGTATTGTTTGATATAATTACCAAGATAAATGATATACATAAAGGATTTTAAATGATAAACAAAAACAAATTATTTAGACAAATTCACATTTATATATCGCTATTTTTCTTACCTCTTGCCCTACTTTACGCACTTACCGGCATGGCCTATATCTTGGGCTTTGATCAAGATAGCGGATTAAAAGAAAATACCTATAATGTAAATTTTGAAATTCAAGAAGGCAAAGAAAAAGAACTAGTAACAAATTTCTTAAAAGAAAACAACATAAAACTTCCAAAAGATGAGATAATGGAGGCAAAAGACGGAGATTTTGCACTTGGCTCTGCTGCTTATAGCGTTGAGCTGCACCAAAATGAAGGAAAATTTATGCTCATAACAAAGGAACGTTCGTTTTTGGGAAATATGATTATGCTACATAAAAACAAGGTTGCTTGGTATTTCTCCGTGCTTGGCATAGCTTTTGGGCTTACATTGCTTGTACTTTATCTATCTGGCATTATGATAACACTTGTAGCCATAAAAAAGGACAGAAGAAATCAAATTTTAACCATACTTGTAGGTTTCATAGTAACATCTATAGTCGCCTATCTAAGCCTTTGAGGGCTTAGAATTTCTTTTCTAAGATAAGCTTCAACTTCATTATCACGACAAAATAAACAAATTTAAAAGCTTTTCCAAGCTATTTTCTAGGTCTTAAGCAAGGTATTTTTAAGCAAATTTAAAAAAAATTTCGCAAAAAAATTACAAAAAAAAAACAGATTATAATTAAGGCTTTAAAAATAAGGGGAAAAAATGAAAAAAATTTTATTTTTAGCCTTAACTTTGCTTTTTTCTTGTTCTTTGCTTAAGGCTGAGGAGGATGGGTATTATCTATCTTTAGAATTTGGCGGAGGGGATGCAAGATTTAAACAAAGCATAGACGCCACGGCAACTGTTTTTAATAACCCTGTGCCAATAAAAGGCGACATCACCGCAAATAATAACATGAATAATCTTACCCTAAAATTTGGCGACAAAGTTTTTTTCGGCCCTGATTCTCGCTTTGGTTTTAGAAAATACCTTTATCTAGGCTATGGCTATAATTCCATGCAAAACATAAGCTATAACGGCGATTTAAGCTTGGTTACCATAATTCCTGGCAACGACGAATCTATTTTTACAGGCACAAAGCACACTTACTATAACAGCGTTATAGAGTATGGATTTGGCATAGATGCTTTGATAAACATTTTGCAAAGCGGAAATAGCTCGGCTGGTATTTACGGCGGTGTTGCTATAGGTGGTGAAACTTGGATAGCAAATGGTAAGGAATTTAAGCCTTCAGCTGGACCGGGCGAGAGCTACTCAAATTTCCAAACCATACTAAATGTCGGCGCTAGAATGCTAATCAAAAAACATCACGGACTTGAAATAGGCGCTAAGTTTTACATGCTAAGCTCTGATATTTACAAAGGGCATGGTTACTCACCTTTAATGAACCAAGCAACTGGTGGCCTTGCTACTGTAGACCTACACGACACGGTTACAACCATGAAAAGACCATACATTGTTCATGTTACCTACTCTTATAATTTCTAAAAACAAATCCTCTTACAAAAAGAGGATTTAAGCTAAATCTTAAGTAAAACTAGCTAGAATTCTAGCTTTTTAGGACAGATGGGTGAGTGGCTGAAACCACACCCCTGCTAAGGGTGCAGATCTTAACGGGTCTCGAGGGTTCAAATCCCTCTCTGTCCGCCACTATTTTCACACTTTCACTACACGAAACACAAGCAGAGCATTTGCCTAGCACATAGGGCTTCAAAAAGCTTAAAAGTAAATAAAATTTAAAGTTTTTTCACAATAATTTCACTGTGTGAAAAAATTTACATTTTCCATGAAATTTTATGTGAATTTAAGAAAATTTTAGCAGCTTTTTTGCGTATCCTTAGATACAGCATATCGTAAAATTTTAAGTTTCCTTGAAGTTTTTTAATCCTGTATTTTAAATTCTTGCTCTCATTTTTTAAGGCAAAAATTAAAGTTGTATTGAATTTCTTATGCTTAAATCCTTTGCTTAAAGATTTTATAAGCTTTAAAACCATTTCATTATCTTTTAAATGACTTTTTAGCAAGGCTAAATCATTGCTTTGATATAGTCCATTTTCATTGAAATTATAAGTATAAATTTGAGCTTTGCTACAAAAAACACTTTTGGAAAAGAAAAAATTTAAATAACAAAAAAGCAAATCCTCACTGTAATTTAATCTTTGCTTGTAATCTATAAGTGTCAAGGCCTGCGTAATCAGCTCTTTTTTAAAAAGTTTCGCCCAAACTGAATTTATGAAATGCTTTTTAGAGCTTAAAAATGTCAAAAACTCATCTCTTTGATAAAGCTTATCGTCCTTAAATTTATAAAAAGCCTTTGCTTTTTTACGATTTACAAGGGCTTCAAAGCAAAGTATATCGGCCTTATCTTGAAGCTTAAAGGCAATTTCGCAAGCCCTTTCATGCAAATAATCATCAGCATCCATAAAAAGAATTAACTTTGCATTTGCAGCAAAAACCCCTATATTTCTACTAGCAAAGACGCCTAAGTTTTTTTCGTTATTTATAAGCCTTATTCTTTTATCTTTTAGGTAGGGCTTTACAAGCTCTAGGCTTTCATCTGTGCTAAAATCATTAATTATTATAAGTTCTATGTCTTTTAGGCTTTGCTTTAGAAAGCTTTGCACGCTCTTTTCTACGTGCGTGGCGGCATTAAAAAGAGGCATAATGATAGAAATTTTAGGCATTATTTAAAATCATTATCTAGTTTAAAAATAAATCTTGCCGGCTTGTTTTCTTTGCTCTCTCCAAAAACCGTGTAGGTTTGGGCTTTGTTATTTACCATTATCTTATCGCCATAAAGTCTTCGTTCTGTGTTATTTTCTTGTATATAGGCTCTTTTATTTAGCTCATAAGTATCGCTTTTTACATCGTAGATAAACTCTGCTGCCCTACCCTTATAAAATTTATCCTTTAAAAAAATTTCAAAGCTAACATTGCCTGAGGCTATGTATTTTATGGCATTTTTATTTTTATCTGTAAAGATTGTTAGAGTGTTTGCTCTTAGCGTGTCCCTTTGCTTTTTAACAATAACATTTCCGCTCAAAACATTTACAAGTTTGTTTTCATCGCCGTGAAAAACATCGGCCGTGATTTCAAGCTTATTACAGTGCAAAATGCTCAAGCAAAACAAAAAAGCTAAAACTAATCTAGCCATAAATTCACACCCTTTATATCAAGAGTTTTATTTTTCATATCATATTTTAAAGATGAGCCAAATAAAGTATCATTTGCCCTAAATGCCTTAAATTTGGTATCAGTAAATATTACCTTATCATCTTTTAGATAAAAAATCCTCTCAGTGCTTATGCTAGTATCGTTTATGTCTTTATAGAGCACATTTCCTGCCAAGCTTATATTTTTATCCATGAAAACAAGCTTGTTTGCACTTACATTGTAATCATAATCAAGCATTAAGACATTTTGAAAGATATCCCTATCCTCAAACCTTACCCAATCATCGGCACTGTAATAAGTCCTAACCAAAGATGAATTTAACTCATAGGCCTTGATTTGATTTGCTTCTATGTTTTTGAAATTCAAAGAATAAGGCTTTATGTCTATGGAGTAAAAATCTTGCATACCCAAAAAAACAAAGACTATGGAGAAAATTCCCATTAGGGTAGCAAAGATTTTTATTGCCAAAGTTCATTCCACTGTCTTTGCATAGAATTTTTTTCTATGATGAGCTCTATCATCTCGCACACGGCGGCCTTACCGCCCTTTTTACTAAGAGTATAATCAACCTCTAGGCTTTTATGTGCGTCTTTTGGCTTAAAGCTAAGCGCTACAGCCTTTAAAAGCTCCTTATCGTTTAGATAATCCCCTATAGCAGCACTTTGCTCAAAGCTTAAATTTAACTTTTCTAAAATTTCCTTAGCACAAGATAATTTATCCTTTACGCCTTGAAAAAGCAAATCTATTTTTAAATCCTTAGCCCTTAACTCCACACAAGGAGAAGTTCTACCGGTGATAATGGCTATTTTTTTGCCAAGCTTAAGCCAAGCTTCTATCGCAGCTCCATCTTTGACATCAAATTCTTTTATCTCGCTTTTATCGCTACTGTAAATAATCTTGCCGTCAGTCAAACAGCCATCTACATCTAAGAAAATTATCTCTATCATCTTATTCTCTAACTACAAAAGCACCCATAAAAGCACCACTTCTAGCGAAGTCTTGAGCTTCTTCTAAACTTCTAAAGCCTGTTAAAAATACCCTGTTTAAGCCGTCTTTTGAGCTGGTTCTAACAACAGCCTTGTAGCCTTGATATGAGCTGTATTGATTAGCTGTTTTTTGTGCTCCTTCCATAAATCTAAAAGCACCGATTTGCACCATGAAATTTCCACCCTCATAGCTTTGTCCGCTATTTGTTATATCGCCGCTAAGGCCTAAATTTGTGTTTTGGTGTACGATAGTGTTAGAATCATCAACAGAACCAAAACCTATAACCTCAAGCTTTACCGGTGCTGTGCCGCTTTCAAGCATGTCAATTTGTTCCGCGGCCGCTTTTGATAAGTCTATGATACGGTTATCAACAAAGGGACCTCTGTCATTTATTCGAACTTGGGTTCTCTTGCCATTGCTTAAATTTACAACGCTTAAGATTGTATTCATAGGTAGGGTTTTGTGTGCTGCTGTGAAAGCGTATTGATTGTAGGTTTCTCCGTTTGAAGTCTTTTTGCCATGAAAGCCAGGTCCATACCACGAAGCTATACCCTCGGCAGTTTCGCCAACTTCAACAACGGTTGGATAATAAGTCTTGCCATTTATGGTATAAGGCTTCATAGTGCCTTTCGCACCTAAAGCACCTTGCTTGTCTGTTCTAAAATCATTGCTTGGATAATAAGAACTTGAAGTTCTAGTCTGAGTACAAGCACTAAGGCTTAGCACTACAATACTACCTAGAACGTAGCTTAGAAGTCTTTTTCTTTTCAACACTTGCATATTTTATCTCCTCTTTCTTAAGCGGTATTATAAGTTTTTGTTTTATGCTTAAATGGTCTTTTTTGATTTTATTATATTTTCTTATATCAGCCACTGTTATTTTGTGCTTTTTAGCTATAGAATAAAGCGAATCGCCTTGCTTAACTATGTAAATTTTAGTCTTAGGTATGCTGGTATCAACCTTGGCTATTTTTTTAGGGTCGTAATTTTTTTCGTATGATAAAAGCTTATTTATAGGTATGTACATGTAATAATCATAATTTGGCGGCGTAAAGTCGTATCTAAACTGAGGATTATACCTCTTAAGCTCCTCAAAAGAAATATTGCTAATCTTTGCTAAATCTTTCAAAGAAACGCTAGTTGGAACATCTACCTTGGCGAAATTATGCTCTCTTGTGTAATTTACAAAATAAGAATCATTTTTTAGCAAAAAATCCTCATTTTTCGCAGAAAATGCTAGGGTTAGAATTTTTTTAATAAAAATTCTAGTTTCAAGTGGCAAGTATTTAGCCTCAGGGTCTAACAAAACACTTAAATCATCGCTTTGTGCCTCTTTTATGGCAGACCTTAGCTTGGCGTTGCCGCAATTATACGCAAGTATGGCTAGATACCATTTGCCAAATTCATCCTTTAAATTTTTTAAATACTTAGTGGCCGCGAAAGAGGACTTAAAAGGGTCGCGTCTTTCATCAACATATAAATCAACCTTAAGTCCCAAACTAGTGGCGGTTTTTTCCATAAATTGCCAAATTCCAACCGCCTTGGCATTTGAAACACTAGCACTTTTTAAGCCCGATTCTACTATGGCTAGATACATAAGCTCCTCTGGCACCTCTTCATCGTGCAAAACCTGTCTTATGATAGGTATAAACTCGTAATAATTTTGTGCTGAGTGGATTAAGGATTTAGAATGCAAGGACTTTAATTCCTCTTTATTATCCACAAAGACTAAATCGCTTATATAAGCACTATCTATATCTAAATTTCTTAAAATTTCAAGCTGCTTTTGGTGATATTCTGGAGAAAAACTATTAGCAAAAGAAAGGCTTAAAAGAAAGAAAAAAATACTTAAAATTCTCATACTACTTCCTGAAAAAACAATGTATTCGCATTCTTAGTGCAAATGTTTATAAGCTCGTTTCTATCTAAATTTAGCAAAGTAGCCATTTTATCAGCTACTAAGTGAGTGTTAATGGGCGTGTTTCTCGTGCCTCTAAACGGCTCTGGGCTTAGATAAGGCGCGTCTGTTTCAAGCAAAAGCTTATCCCTTGGAATTTTAGGCAAAATTTCAAGCAAAGCCTTAGCATTTTTAAAGGTTAAAACGCCCCCGATTCCAAAATAAAAGCCATTGTCTTTTAAATTTAAAAGCAAAGGGCTTGCATTAAAGCAGTGCAAAACACCTCCATAAAGGCTAGAGGCATGAGAGGATAAAATTTGATACACATCCTCGTTCGCCTCTCTAGCATGGATAATCAAAGGCTTTTTAAACTCCTTTGCCAAGGAAATTTGCGCTAAAAAAACTTCTTTTTGTAGCTTTTTTTCATCCACATCATCAGCTTTTAAACGAAAATAATCAAGCCCACATTCCCCAACCGCTACGCATTTTTCATGGTTTATATAAAATCTCAAAAGCTTTTCATCATAATCTTTACAGTGATAAGGATGCACTCCAACAGCAAAATAAAGCTCATCATACCTTTGGCAAAGCTCTACTGCCCTGCTTAGGTCTTTGATATCTGCGCCGGGTATTATCATTTTTTCTATATTATTTGTTTTACAAGCTAATAAAAGCTCGTGCAAGTCATCATAATAGCTCTCATCATCCAAATGACAATGAGTGTCTATAATTTTGGCACTGTGCTTAAAAGTATCTAAAAACATATCTCAACCCTATCGCGTCCGTTGTTTTTAGCTGTATATAAAGCTTGCAAAGCCTTTTGAGTAAGTTCTTCGTAGGTAGAATTTGTAGCGAAAGTAACCCCTATACTAACGGTAAAATAAAGCTCATCCAAAGATACTAAAAGGGCTTTGTTTTTGATATTTGTTCTAATTGATGAAAAAATTCTTATAGCCTTTTCATTGTCTACATTCTTGAGCAAAACGCAAATTTTTTCACTCGTAAAATGCCCTACAATATCTCTGCCCATAGTTTCATTAAAAATTTCCTTAACGGCTAGTCTTAAAGCCTCATCGCCTACGCTGTATCCGTATTCTGAATTTATGGATTTTAGATTATCTATATCTATCAAAGCTAGGGCAAAAGGCTCATTTTCTTGCTTCTCGCTTAGATAATCCTCTATGTAGCTTTTAAGATAAAGTGATTTTTTAGCGCCGGTTAGCGGCTCTAAGTCGTTGAAGTGATTTAAAAGTTGCAAATCATTCATATCTTTTAAATACCTATCAAGCCTTGCGTTAAAAAGCTCCTTGCTGAAAGGTTTTGCTATAAATTCATTTGCCCCGCCTCTTAAAAAGGCTGATTCTAAACTATCATCCTTATCGCCTAAAGCTATGAAGCCAAGCTGATTTTTAGGGTAAGTAAGCCTTACCTTAGCTAGCAAATCCAAACCATCAACAACAGGCATTTTAGCGTCGC includes:
- a CDS encoding outer membrane protein produces the protein MKKILFLALTLLFSCSLLKAEEDGYYLSLEFGGGDARFKQSIDATATVFNNPVPIKGDITANNNMNNLTLKFGDKVFFGPDSRFGFRKYLYLGYGYNSMQNISYNGDLSLVTIIPGNDESIFTGTKHTYYNSVIEYGFGIDALINILQSGNSSAGIYGGVAIGGETWIANGKEFKPSAGPGESYSNFQTILNVGARMLIKKHHGLEIGAKFYMLSSDIYKGHGYSPLMNQATGGLATVDLHDTVTTMKRPYIVHVTYSYNF
- a CDS encoding glycosyltransferase family 2 protein, with the translated sequence MPKISIIMPLFNAATHVEKSVQSFLKQSLKDIELIIINDFSTDESLELVKPYLKDKRIRLINNEKNLGVFASRNIGVFAANAKLILFMDADDYLHERACEIAFKLQDKADILCFEALVNRKKAKAFYKFKDDKLYQRDEFLTFLSSKKHFINSVWAKLFKKELITQALTLIDYKQRLNYSEDLLFCYLNFFFSKSVFCSKAQIYTYNFNENGLYQSNDLALLKSHLKDNEMVLKLIKSLSKGFKHKKFNTTLIFALKNESKNLKYRIKKLQGNLKFYDMLYLRIRKKAAKIFLNSHKISWKM
- the lptA gene encoding lipopolysaccharide transport periplasmic protein LptA, with the protein product MARLVLAFLFCLSILHCNKLEITADVFHGDENKLVNVLSGNVIVKKQRDTLRANTLTIFTDKNKNAIKYIASGNVSFEIFLKDKFYKGRAAEFIYDVKSDTYELNKRAYIQENNTERRLYGDKIMVNNKAQTYTVFGESKENKPARFIFKLDNDFK
- the lptC gene encoding LPS export ABC transporter periplasmic protein LptC; translated protein: MAIKIFATLMGIFSIVFVFLGMQDFYSIDIKPYSLNFKNIEANQIKAYELNSSLVRTYYSADDWVRFEDRDIFQNVLMLDYDYNVSANKLVFMDKNISLAGNVLYKDINDTSISTERIFYLKDDKVIFTDTKFKAFRANDTLFGSSLKYDMKNKTLDIKGVNLWLD
- a CDS encoding HAD-IIIA family hydrolase, which codes for MIEIIFLDVDGCLTDGKIIYSSDKSEIKEFDVKDGAAIEAWLKLGKKIAIITGRTSPCVELRAKDLKIDLLFQGVKDKLSCAKEILEKLNLSFEQSAAIGDYLNDKELLKAVALSFKPKDAHKSLEVDYTLSKKGGKAAVCEMIELIIEKNSMQRQWNELWQ
- a CDS encoding septal ring lytic transglycosylase RlpA family protein, translating into MQVLKRKRLLSYVLGSIVVLSLSACTQTRTSSSYYPSNDFRTDKQGALGAKGTMKPYTINGKTYYPTVVEVGETAEGIASWYGPGFHGKKTSNGETYNQYAFTAAHKTLPMNTILSVVNLSNGKRTQVRINDRGPFVDNRIIDLSKAAAEQIDMLESGTAPVKLEVIGFGSVDDSNTIVHQNTNLGLSGDITNSGQSYEGGNFMVQIGAFRFMEGAQKTANQYSSYQGYKAVVRTSSKDGLNRVFLTGFRSLEEAQDFARSGAFMGAFVVRE
- a CDS encoding lytic transglycosylase domain-containing protein is translated as MRILSIFFFLLSLSFANSFSPEYHQKQLEILRNLDIDSAYISDLVFVDNKEELKSLHSKSLIHSAQNYYEFIPIIRQVLHDEEVPEELMYLAIVESGLKSASVSNAKAVGIWQFMEKTATSLGLKVDLYVDERRDPFKSSFAATKYLKNLKDEFGKWYLAILAYNCGNAKLRSAIKEAQSDDLSVLLDPEAKYLPLETRIFIKKILTLAFSAKNEDFLLKNDSYFVNYTREHNFAKVDVPTSVSLKDLAKISNISFEELKRYNPQFRYDFTPPNYDYYMYIPINKLLSYEKNYDPKKIAKVDTSIPKTKIYIVKQGDSLYSIAKKHKITVADIRKYNKIKKDHLSIKQKLIIPLKKEEIKYASVEKKKTSKLRSR
- a CDS encoding TatD family hydrolase; protein product: MFLDTFKHSAKIIDTHCHLDDESYYDDLHELLLACKTNNIEKMIIPGADIKDLSRAVELCQRYDELYFAVGVHPYHCKDYDEKLLRFYINHEKCVAVGECGLDYFRLKADDVDEKKLQKEVFLAQISLAKEFKKPLIIHAREANEDVYQILSSHASSLYGGVLHCFNASPLLLNLKDNGFYFGIGGVLTFKNAKALLEILPKIPRDKLLLETDAPYLSPEPFRGTRNTPINTHLVADKMATLLNLDRNELINICTKNANTLFFQEVV
- the cbrR gene encoding bile resistance response regulator CbrR — encoded protein: MGKILIIDDNKMLTKLLAKKISSVFNFEIDIAFSFAEAKSLVESGEKYFVCFADLCLPDALNGEIVDFLLGHSLLVVVLTANSSNEIKQRFLDKQIYSYISKESDTCIDEIISAVELLSRFQKFRVILAMSNINERNNIKNMLSLRNFNILAAAHGEEALSYLNDNADINLLICDAKMPVVDGLDLLAKVRLTYPKNQLGFIALGDKDDSLESAFLRGGANEFIAKPFSKELFNARLDRYLKDMNDLQLLNHFNDLEPLTGAKKSLYLKSYIEDYLSEKQENEPFALALIDIDNLKSINSEYGYSVGDEALRLAVKEIFNETMGRDIVGHFTSEKICVLLKNVDNEKAIRIFSSIRTNIKNKALLVSLDELYFTVSIGVTFATNSTYEELTQKALQALYTAKNNGRDRVEICF